One window of Catharus ustulatus isolate bCatUst1 chromosome 3, bCatUst1.pri.v2, whole genome shotgun sequence genomic DNA carries:
- the NAPB gene encoding beta-soluble NSF attachment protein, protein MDSAGKEREAVQLMAEAEKRVKGSHSFLRGLFGGNTRVEEACEMYTRAANMFKIAKNWSAAGNAFCQAAKLHMQLQSKHDSATSFVDAGNAYKKADPQEAINCLNAAIDIYTDMGRFTIAAKHHITIAEIYEAELVDIEKAIAHYEQAADYYKGEESNSSANKCLLKVAAYAAQLEQYQKAIEIYEQVGTNTMDNPLLKYSAKEYFFKAALCHFIVDELNAKLALEKYEEMFPAFTDSRECKLLKKLLEAHEEQNSEAYTEAVKEFDSISRLDQWLTTMLLRIKKTIQGEGDGDLK, encoded by the exons ATGGACAGCGCCGGCAAGGAGCGGGAGGCCGTGCAGCTGATGGCGGAGGCCGAGAAGCGGGTCAAGGGCTCGCACTCCTTCCTGCGGGGGCTCTTCGG GGGCAACACCCGGGTGGAGGAGGCCTGTGAGATGTACACCAGGGCTGCCAACATGTTCAAGATCGCCAAAAACTGGAGTG CGGCAGGAAATGCCTTTTGCCAGGCAGCCAAGCTGCACATGCAGCTCCAGAGCAAGCACGACTCAGCCACCAGCTTCGTGGATGCAGGGAATGCCTACAAAAAAGCGGATCCGCAAG AGGCCATCAACTGCTTAAACGCAGCCATCGATATCTACACGGATATG GGCCGCTTCACCATCGCCGCCAAGCACCACATCACCATCGCCGAGATCTACGAGGCCGAGCTGGTGGACATCGAGAAG GCCATCGCGCACTACGAGCAGGCCGCGGATTATTACAAGGGAGAGGAATCCAACAG CTCGGCCAACAAGTGTCTGCTGAAGGTGGCGGCGTACGCGGCGCAGCTGGAGCAGTACCAGAAAGCCATCGAGATCTACGAGCAG gtgggAACAAACACGATGGATAACCCTTTGCTCAAGTACAGCGCCAAGGAATATTTCTTCAAAGCTGCCCTGTGCCACTTCATCGTGGATGAGCTGAATGCCAAG cTTGCACTGGAGAAATACGAAGAGATGTTCCCGGCTTTCACAGATTCCCGGGAATGCAAGCTATTGAAA AAACTGCTGGAAGCTCACGAGGAGCAGAACAGCGAGGCCTACACTGAGGCA GTGAAGGAATTCGACTCCATCTCTCGGCTGGATCAGTGGCTCACCACGATGCTGCTGCGCATCAAGAAAACCATCCAGGGCGAGGGCGACGGCGACCTCAAGTGA
- the LOC116993525 gene encoding GDNF-inducible zinc finger protein 1-like: MEGTPVLLESKSSPINLLNEMQQLRLLGLLCDVTVSVEYQGVRAEFPAHKAVLAATSKFFKDVFLNEKPVDGPCSSVFLNEVQVADFASFLEFVYTARVEVEEDRVQRMLEIAEKLKCLDLSETCFQLKKQMLESVLLELQCFSESQNSEEEEERGAALQREPPGSPEGKEGQGRAEEKADKKKEAPEAPYTKIRRASGRLAGRKVFVEIPKKKYTRTLREQEEEKRPEGEQSPGKPEGITVKEEDRKRRSGGAGGGASFKCGTCQKEFLYEKSFLKHVQQSHGAAPPEFRCETCAQTFANRCNLRSHQQHVHSSERRFPCELCAKRFKRGKDVRRHVLQVHEGGGERHQCLQCGKGLSSRTALRLHERTHTGHKPYGCPQCQAKFSQPSALKTHMRIHTGEKPFVCDQCGARFTQNHMLIYHRRCHTGERPFMCETCGKSFASKEYLKHHNRIHTGCKPFKCEVCFRTFAQRNSLYQHIKVHTGERPYCCDQCGKQFTQLNALQRHHRIHTGEKPFMCNACGRTFTDKSTLRRHTSIHDKNTPWKSFLVIVEGAAKNDAEGHKMELPDEEYQVSPKIPEKLLSFPESSPYQSLVAVPGAGNSSMDCKASGVQEALLGELAMLHAQTDSGQPQLHALVNMNNLGLPPAPEAAPLGQS, encoded by the exons ATGGAGGGCACCCCCGTGCTGCTGGAGTCCAAGTCCTCCCCCATCAACCTGCTGAACGAGATGCAGCAGCTGCGGCTGCTGGGCCTCCTGTGCGACGTGACGGTCAGCGTGGAGTACCAGGGCGTGCGCGCCGAGTTCCCGGCGCACAAGGCCGTGCTGGCCGCCACCAGCAAGTTCTTCAAGGACGTTTTCCTCAACGAGAAGCCCGTGGACGGGCCCTGCAGCAGCGTGTTCCTCAACGAGGTGCAGGTGGCGGATTTCGCCTCCTTCCTGGAGTTCGTGTACACGGCGCGCGTGGAGGTGGAGGAGGACAGGGTGCAGCGCATGCTGGAGATCGCCGAGAAGCTCAAGTGCCTGGATCTCTCCGAGACCTGCTTCCAGCTCAAGAAGCAGATGCTGGAGTccgtgctgctggagctgcagtgcttcTCGGAGTCGCAGAAttccgaggaggaggaggagaggggcgCCGCGCTCCAGCGAGAGCCCCCAGGTTCTCCTGAGGGCAAGGAAGGACAAGGGAGAGCCGAGGAGAAGGCGGACAAGAAGAAGGAGGCGCCCGAGGCTCCTTACACCAAGATCCGCAGGGCGAGCGGGCGGCTGGCGGGCAGGAAGGTGTTCGTGGAGATCCCCAAGAAGAAATACACGCGCACGCTGCgcgagcaggaggaggagaagcgGCCCGAGGGcgagcagagccctggcaaaCCCGAGGGGATCACGGTGAAGGAGGAGGACAGAAAGCGGCGCAGCGGCGGCGCTGGCGGCGGCGCCTCCTTCAAGTGCGGCACATGCCAGAAGGAATTCCTGTACGAGAAGAGCTTCCTGAAGCACGTGCAGCAGAGCCACGGCGCGGCGCCGCCCGAGTTCCGCTGCGAGACGTGCGCGCAGACCTTCGCCAACCGCTGCAACCTGcgcagccaccagcagcacgTGCACAGCAGCGAGCGGCGCTTCCCCTGCGAGCTCTGCGCCAAGCGCTTCAAGCGCGGCAAGGACGTGCGGCGCCACGTGCTGCAGGTGCACGAGGGCGGCGGCGAGCGCCACCAGTGCCTCCAGTGCGGCAAGGGGCTCAGCTCGCGCACCGCGCTGCGCCTGCACGAGAGGACGCACACCGGGCACAAGCCCTACGGCTGCCCCCAGTGCCAGGCCAAGTTCTCGCAGCCCTCGGCGCTCAAGACGCACATGAG GATCCACACGGGGGAGAAGCCCTTTGTGTGTGACCAGTGTGGGGCCCGCTTCACCCAGAACCACATGCTCATCTACCACCGGCGCTGCCACACAG GGGAAAGGCCCTTCATGTGTGAGACCTGTGGGAAGAGCTTTGCCTCCAAGGAATACTTGAAGCACCACAACCGGATCCACACGGGATGCAAGCCCTTCAAGTGCGAGGTTTGCTTCCGGACCTTTGCCCAGCGGAATTCCCTGTACCAGCACATCAAAGTGCACACAG GGGAGCGGCCGTACTGCTGTGACCAGTGTGGGAAGCAGTTCACGCAGCTGAACGCGCTGCAGCGGCACCACCGCATCCACACGGGCGAGAAACCCTTCATGTGCAACGCCTGCGGCCGCACCTTCACCGACAAATCCACCCTGCGCCGCCACACCTCG ATCCACGACAAAAACACCCCCTGGAAATCCTTCCTGGTCATCGTGGAAGGAGCCGCCAAGAACGACGCGGAGGGGCACAAAATGGAGCTTCCCGACGAGGAATACCAGGtgtcccccaaaatcccagaaaagctgctgtCCTTCCCAGAGAGCAGCCCCTACCAGAGCCTGGTagcagtcccaggagctgggaattccagcatGGACTGTAAGGCCTCTGGAGTGCAGGAAGccctgctgggggagctggccATGCTCCACGCGCAGACGGACTCgggccagccccagctccatgcCCTGGTGAACATGAATAATTTGGGATTGCCTCCTGCTCCTGAGGCTGCACCCCTGGGACAGTCCTAG
- the LOC116993565 gene encoding uncharacterized protein LOC116993565 yields MGTARMASREPRQPGEKELPPAPLSHEQPVMIPRERKSRLRCPGNSRQDNMEPFSLSELGLPTDNKAIQGILCPMAVELCHLLLALEREDGICPAFPNLGEKAGKLAKATEELAAVARRLSEDCGQEGSTEMCPVGDSLLQAGRDVLLAAFQLQEHPDSPRHRQHLAVATKRILVETAKLLLLEEAAGMRRITGAASWLLECLSVLRDARDAPGLLAAFQAFSEALLLLSQLTAKRLQQLPDCPAGKSLAQTLQLLHECVPLIHTAKHSALTHPGDCQAGFSQDPVFQLADRTIRELLSLLTEPQDRSGIFSQQVSRLQALLSHPDPLRLSEGAFSSHLEAVILHGMLLAESSRPDLQLELVERCWVLLQLRRSICSHMGRREEQPGQRQGEHGLQRECHSLRGELENLDRAVLRATLCQILDGFFEEKEPLRQLAEGALSLAGPGCFPAGPGGILRKLQPLIAAVFAQAQRMLRAADLVLARCAKAQTAREMREGVEHLRSLLASLPSLLTEMSRNSMEQLQALCCAWARATDSLLRCFEETIGMREFLELSILELAKHREWCQAALERQDAEGFSWHAARLRGWARWVVGATTRHVDRATDPIFRNGLLVWVEQLAKSILELGAVTALLPGRFCCLQSRDAFSQAASSLMDSALRVQAGLDGSNHPEILSPLREQVRSTKVGKGLELSPPHTGIQSSRDEAVFQGDIQSHPSSPPASFPLDARKGDTHPVMAALLRASRAGDTDAVRAACSILLELSNGCVEAAREALPLAEPPQLQVLEQHRDIMALTPQIISLAMETGPGQLPAPGRLLHMALRLSGKIQETQECLAAVAGSWNGLAQQVLGFILSGDLPRGKQALDETLLGLAGAVQVAGDIASTACSKENPNPSHVQESFLQLQAKFSHAQLNTKAFLEKAASFRESCGMEKAILELHGAWWAIGMRVLLDAVDQFVGRDVLFLRELSRAVRNKVGPQSLLAAVAENSLRLQEAARLSYLSCPGDHGAREMLALREEIQVLMEALLDVSNTLLLSPLPAASLAIRFELLQRDVALRAKALMLHMEKLNMEQLQLIQDVVGAALSNLTQEERERSKEGFEEKANQLMADVQWVRNTLRDALEAGAQLPSQPDLLSMAEHFLLLTADVLGSARQHFQSHQDTGDPCQDTGDPHLDSVVWYWSAKAHYLVTQLRVIHGMDRDTLRRLRECLQQESRFPGSPNSTARLSPAPEPTEAAGIHPSRSRGKHPGGGDHPASLSPHIPGLASALLLSHQCQDGPSSISPAKQERGNWDKWQGGPSKVSQVTQDMATRMLHMAQFLRRKGPIASKEQFVACARQMVSDGMVVAKFGNILAKHCLDQRCSMELLRATEHTQSISSQLGIVARVKAVTGESKASSELLLSNVQNLIQAVQHVLRAAEAACVKGLGQPSADPEEEEVAAYCQQWRKNLTQHRAKEALNSDRDELGLRKTRGAKAEPTLMSLVQEQPPGSRNIPKHPSPRKGPTVMDRHL; encoded by the exons ATGGGAACGGCCCGCATGGCGTCCCGGGAACCGCGGCAACCGGGGGAAAAAGAGCTCCCCCCGGCTCCGCTGTCCCATGAACAGCCCGTGATGATCCCCCGAGAAAGGAAATCCCGGCTCCGGTGTCCCGGGAATTCCAG GCAGGACAACATGGagcctttttctctctctgagcTCGGGCTCCCAACAGACAACAAAGCTATCCAGGGAATTCTCTGTCCCATGGCTGTGGagctctgccacctcctccttGCCCTGGAACGGGAAGATGGGATTTGCCCGGCCTTCCCCAACTtgggggaaaaggcaggaaaattaGCCAAAGCTACGGAAGAACTCGCTGCTGTGGCAAGGAG GCTGTCCGAGGATTGCGGCCAGGAGGGGAGCACAGAGATGTGTCCCGTGGGTgactccctgctccaggctggcagggacgtgctgctggcagcattccagctccaggagcatccTGACAGCCCTCGGCACCGACAGCACCTGGCAGTGGCCACCAAGAGGATCCTGGTGGAGACAGCAaag CTCCTTCTGCTGGAAGAGGCTGCAGGCATGAGGAGGATCActggtgctgccagctggcTCCTGGAATGCCTGAGCGTGCTGCGGGATGCCCGGGACGCTCCAGGGCTACTGGCTGCATTCCAGGCCTTTTCTGaggccctgctcctgctgagccagCTGACAGCCAAGcgcctccagcagctcccagactgtcctgcagggaagagcttggcccagaccctgcagctgctccacgAGTGTGTCCCACTCATCCACACGGCCAAGCACAGCGCCCTGACACATCCCGGGGATTGCCAAGCTGGCTTCTCCCAAGatcctgttttccagctggCCGACAGGACCatcagggagctgctgtccctgctcacggAGCCACAGGACAGGAGTGGGATCTTCTCCCAGCAGGTGAGCAGGCTCCAGGCTCTCCTCTCCCACCCTGACCCCCTGCGCCTCTCCGAGGGTGCGTTCAGCTCCCACTTGGAAGCGGTCATTCTCCATGGAATGCTGCTGGCAGAGTCATCCAGGCCGgatctgcagctggagctggtggaaCGTTGCTGGGTCCTGCTACAGCTGAGGAGGAGCATCTGCAGCCACATGGGGCGGAGGGAGGAACAGCCAGGACAGAGGCAGGGAGAACACGGACTGCAGCGGGAATGTCACAGCCTGAGGGGGGAGCTGGAAAACCTGGACCGGGCAGTGCTCAGGGCCACGCTGTGCCAAATCCTGGATGGATTCTTCGAGGAGAAGGAGCCCCTGAGGCAGCTGGCTGAAGGTGCCCTCAGCCTTGCTGGTCCAGGATGTTttccagcaggaccaggaggaATTTTAAGGAAGCTCCAGCCCCTCATTGCTGCCGTCTTCGCTCAGGCCCAGCGGATGCTCCGAGCGGCCGATCTGGTCCTGGCCAGGTGTGCCAAGGCCCAAACTGCCAGGGAAATGCGGGAGGGTGTGGAGCACCTGCGGAGCCTGCTGGCcagcctcccttccctgctcacagaaatgagcaggaattccatggagcagctccaggccctgtgctgtgcctgggccAGAGCCACCGACAGCCTCCTGCGCTGCTTTGAGGAGACCATCGGCATGAGGGAATTCCTGGAGTTatccatcctggagctggccAAGCACAGGGAATGGTGCCAAGCAGCGCTGGAACGCCAGGATGCCGAGGGATTCTCCTGGCACGCCGCTCGCCTCAGGGGCTGGGCGCGCTGGGTGGTTGGAGCCACCACCCGGCACGTGGACAGGGCCACGGATCCCATCTTCAGGAATGGTCTGCTGGTGTGGGTGGAGCAATTGGccaaatccatcctggagctgggagcagtcACAGCCCTCCTTCCAGGAAGGTTTTGCTGCCTCCAAAGCCGGGATGCCTTTTCCCAGGCAGCGAGCTCCCTGATGGACTCTGCTCTCCGTGTCCAAGCCGGGCTGGATGGGTCCAACCACCCGGAGATCCTCAGCCCGCTCCGGGAGCAAGTGCGGAGCACCAAggtgggaaaggggctggagctCAGCCCGCCCCACACTGGGATACAAAGCAGTAGGGATGAGGCCGTGTTCCAAGGAGACATCCAAAGTCATCCATCTTCACCACCAGCTAGCTTCCCCCTGGATGCACGGAAAGGGGACACACACCCTGTCATGGCAGCTCTCCTGAGAGCATCCCGAGCCGGTGACACGGATGCTGTCCGTGCTGCTTGTTCCATCCTGCTGGAGCTCTCCAACGGCTGTGTGGAAGCAGCACGGGAAGCACTGCCcctggctgagcccccccaactccaggtgctggagcagcacagggatatCATGGCACTGACCCCACAGATCATCAGCCTGGCCATGGAAACGGGCCctgggcagctccctgctccaggcaggctTCTCCACATGGCACTCAGGCTCTCGGGAAAGATCCAGGAGACTCAGGAGtgcctggcagctgtggcaggCTCTTGGAATGGTCTGGCCCAGCAAGTGCTTGGATTTATCCTGTCAGGTGACCTTCCAAGAGGGAAGCAAGCTTTGGATGAGACCCTGCTGGGCTTAGCGGGAGCAGTGCAGGTGGCAGGAGACATTgcaagcacagcctgcagcaaggAAAATCCCAATCCCTCCCATGTCCAGGAGAGCTTTCTGCAGCTCCAAGCCAAGTTTTCCCACGCTCAGCTGAACACCAAAGCGTTCCTGGAGAAGGCAGCATCCTTCAGGGAATCCTGTGGGATGGAAAAGgccatcctggagctgcacgGTGCCTGGTGGGCCATCGGCATGCGTGTCCTGCTGGATGCCGTGGATCAGTTCGTGGGCAGGGACGTGCTGTTCCtcagggagctgagcagagctgtgaggaaCAAGGTTGGCCCCCAGAgcctcctggctgctgtggctgagaaTTCCCTCAGGTTGCAGGAGGCTGCCCGGCTCTCCTACTTATCCTGCCCCGGAGACCACGGTGCCAGAGAAATGCTGGCACTCCGGGAGGAGATCCAGGTGCTCATGGAAGCCCTGCTGGATGTGTCCAAcaccctcctgctctccccactgcctgctgccagcctggccatcCGCTTTGAGCTCCTGCAGAGGGACGTGGCCCTCAGGGCCAAGGCATTGATGCTCCACATGGAAAAGCTCAACATGGAACAGCTGCAGCTCATCCAAGATGTGgttggagcagctctgtccaACCTCACccaagaggagagggagaggagcaaAGAAGGCTTTGAGGAGAAGGCAAATCAGCTCATGGCTGATGTCCAGTGGGTCAGGAACACCCTGAGGGATGCTCTGGAGGCCGGTGCTCAACTTCCATCACAGCCTGACCTGCTGTCCATGGCTGAGCActtcctgctcctcacagctgaCGTGCTGGGAAGCGCCCGGCAGCACTTCCAGAGCCACCAGGACACTGGGGATCCCTGCCAGGACACTGGGGACCCCCACCTGGACAGTGTGGTGTGGTACTGGTCAGCCAAGGCACACTACCTTGTCACACAGCTCCGGGTTATCCACGgaatggacagggacaccctgcgGCGCCTCAGGGAATGCCTGCAGCAGGAATCACGCTTCCCAGGATCGCccaacagcacagccaggctctccccagccccagagcccactgaggcagcaggaattcatccaagcaggagcagagga AAACACCCAGGTGGAGGAGACCACCCGGCATCGCTGAGTCCACACATTCCAGGCTTGGCATCTGCTCTGTTACTGTCTCACCAGTGCCAGGATGGCCCTTCCAGCATCTCCCCTGcaaagcaggagagagggaaCTGGGACAAGTGGCAGGGTGGCCCCAGCAAGGTGTCCCAGGTGACCCAGGACATGGCCACGAGGATGCTGCACATGGCTCAGTTCCTGAGGAGGAAAGGCCCCATTGCG AGCAAGGAGCAGTTTGTTGCCTGTGCCAGACAAATGGTTTCCGATGGAATGGTGGTTGCTAAGTTTGGGAACATCCTTGCCAAGCACTGCCTGGACCAGAGATgctccatggagctgctccgtgccaCTGAGCACACCCAATCCATCAGCAGCCAGCTCGGCATCGTGGCCAG GGTGAAAGCAGTGACTGGGGAGAGCAAGGcctcctctgagctgctgctgagcaatGTGCAGAACCTCATCCAAGCGGTCCAGCACGTCCTGAGGGCAGCCGAGGCGGCGTGCGTCAAA